Part of the Triticum urartu cultivar G1812 chromosome 2, Tu2.1, whole genome shotgun sequence genome, ACATTCCTCGCAGCGTTCCCGTCAGTCGCCACCGTCATTCTGCCTTTCCCTTCCTCGCCGTTCCTCCCGGCCGGGTGCGGCGAGAACACCAAGGACCTCCCGGCCGATCTCTTCCGCCCGTTCATGGCCTCCCTGGCGGCCCTCTCCGCGCCTCTCCTCTCCTGGTGCAAGTCCCAGCCCCGCGGCGTGACGGCCATCGTCTCCGACCTGTTCATGGGGTGGACACTCCCGCTCATCGAGGAGCTCGGCGTGCCGCACGTGGCCTTCTCGTGTGCCAACGTTCACTACCTCGCCACGACGCACTCCCTCTGGTGACGCATGCCGACGAGGCTCCGCCTCGACGACGCCGACGAGACTGTCACCTTCTTGGAGGCGCCCGACTCGTCTAGCTTCCCTTGGCGCAGCCTGCCGTAGATGTTCAGGGTGCATGTGCCCGGCGACGAGGTGTCAGAGACGATCCGGCGGATCTTCCTATGGAATATAGAGAGCTCGTGCTTCGTGGCAAACTTGTTCGTGACGCTCGAGGCGGCCTACGTGGAGCGCCCGCTCCCCGACCTGATGGCGAAGTGGGTGTTCGCGGTGGGCGCGCTGTCGGACGACGTGCGCAACTGCGACGAACATGGCGGGAAGCCAGCGATGGCCCCGGTGAAGGTGACCGCGTGGTTGGACGGGTTCGACGACGGCTCCGTCGTGTACGTCTGCTTCGGGTCGCAGCAGGCGCTGTCACCGGCGCAGGCGGCGTGCGTGGCCGGCGCTCTAGCGCTGGCTCGGTGGCTTTCGTCTGGGCGGTGAGGAGCGGCACCGTCGTGCCGGAGGGGTTCGAGGCCGCAGCCACGGCGGCGTCACGGGGCATGGCAATCCGCGGGTGGGCGCCGCAAGTGGAGATCCTGCGCCACCGCGCCGTGGGGTGGTTCCTCACGCACTGCGGGTGGAACTCGGTGCTCGAGGCGACCGCGGCCGGCGTGGCAATGCTCACGTGGCCGATGGGCGCCGACCAGTTCATCAACGCGTCGGTGCTTGCGGAGGCAGGCGTGGCGGTGCCGGTGGCAGAGGGTGCCGACGCCGTGCCAGACGCTGGAAAGATGGCGAGCGTCATCGCTGCAGCTGTCACAAAGGAGGGGGAGTCCGTGAGAAAGCATGCGGTGGAGCTCGGCCGGAAGGCGGCCACCGTGGTGGCGGAGGGTGGAACCTCGCACATTGATTTGGAAGAGTTGGTGCGTGTGCTCAGTGACGTcgactactccctccgttcctaaatatttgtctttctagaggtTTCAAAtggtgactacatacggagcaaaatgagtgaatctacattctaaaatatgtccatatacatccgtatgtgatgaccatttgaaatctctagaaagacaaatatttagaaacggagggagtagtatttatATTCCTTGTATTTTTTTGAACTTATATTCCTTGTATTTTCATTTCATTGTAGATGATGAATGTGTTTTTCTGGGACCTTCTATCCATAAGATACCTGAAAATAAATTTGCATCTTGGTCCTGCCAGCCATCTGGATCGGGGATGAACGGCCACATCCCCTTCCTCCTCCAACCGCATGTTCACCTTGTTCCTTCAATCGTGCAACCTCCCTCCGATCCATCCCTAACCGTCCGCCTCCGCCACCCGTGGCCGGCGGCTATCGCCACCctgccctcccctcgacctcccCCCACCGCCGTGTCCGCCACCCTGGCCATCCCTCTAAGCCTCACCGCACCAGTGAACAACTCCCACGATCCCCTGTGTTGGGTTTAGTCCCACATCGATTGTGGGAGAAGGAAGAACACGATTTATAAGGGCAGGGTATCCCCTCCTAACAGGCTAGTCTTTTGGGGGGAGAGGGCCCAAGGCTTCTCATAAGTCGGTGTTGCTCTCCGGTTGGGCCTGGTTGACGCATGTGGGTCGGAACGCTTGTGATAGCGGACTCGGGATTGCGTAACAAGTGGTATCAAAGCAAGGTTCGATTTGAGGTTGCCGAAATTGATTTAGAGGTGATCCAGTTGGCGTAGCAGTGCGATACTCGGCAAGATCGGAAACAGCACTGGTGGCGTGTAGTGGCGGCTGGTATCGCGCTGGAGACGAGGACCAGCAGCGCTAGGGCATGCGGCGACTGAGTGCATCGTTGCACGATGCGCTGGTGGCTCCATGCGGCATGTGAGCGAGAGGCCAAGCGTGCCTAGCCTAAGGC contains:
- the LOC125535280 gene encoding UDP-glycosyltransferase 89B2-like — translated: MPSSIYAAPQASASNGVGNGDGKPHVLVVPYPAHGHMLPLLDLAALLTARGLALTVTVTAGNVPLLATFLAAFPSVATVILPFPSSPFLPAGCGENTKDLPADLFRPFMASLAALSAPLLSWCKSQPRGVTAIVSDLFMGWTLPLIEELGVPHVAFSCANVHYLATTHSLWVHVPGDEVSETIRRIFLWNIESSCFVANLFVTLEAAYVERPLPDLMAKWVFAVGALSDDVRDRVVGRVRRRLRRVRLLRVAAGAVTGAGGVRGRRSSAGSVAFVWAVRSGTVVPEGFEAAATAASRGMAIRGWAPQVEILRHRAVGWFLTHCGWNSVLEATAAGVAMLTWPMGADQFINASVLAEAGVAVPVAEGADAVPDAGKMASVIAAAVTKEGESVRKHAVELGRKAATVVAEGGTSHIDLEELVRVLSDVDYSLRS